The proteins below come from a single Campylobacter sp. CCUG 57310 genomic window:
- a CDS encoding fatty acid--CoA ligase — protein MSYIYQNFYEMFNASYHKGKKSIAIYGEGYKRSYGELKFEIDAIAAYLQSSGVGFGDKVAMIVSNSEEFITSYFAISAIGAVAVPINTFLKYEEFEYILNDCSAKILFATANLAKEIKGLETKTNIKKIIWIGDFENLNETNISFNQARMCKIELNLTKQPTLDDLAHIIYTSGTTGKPKGAMLSYRNVFSNIMGAMELFYIGKKDRFMVFLPMFHSFTLTVMILLPIFSASSMILVKSVFPFSNVLKQTLLKRATIFLGVPAIYTAIGKAKIPWYFKWFNCVRLFISGAAPLAEQTIIDFKKKFPRAKLLEGYGLSECSPAVAINPSNRQKIASVGLPLPGYEIKIVNDEMMEVSVGEVGEIIVKGDCVMQGYLNMPDATDETIMNGWLRTGDLGKVDEDGYLFIVDRKKDLIISKGINVYPREIEEVLFKIETIEAAAVVGIRDAHADEEVVAFIQFKDDMSTDEKTIRAHLKKHLANFKIPKHIHFVKELPKNATGKVLKRVLKDQIAKGELSEISS, from the coding sequence ATGAGTTACATTTATCAAAATTTCTACGAGATGTTTAACGCCTCTTATCATAAAGGTAAAAAGAGTATAGCCATATACGGCGAAGGATACAAAAGAAGCTACGGCGAGCTAAAATTCGAGATAGACGCCATAGCGGCATATCTGCAAAGCTCAGGCGTAGGTTTTGGCGACAAAGTGGCAATGATAGTTTCAAATTCGGAAGAATTCATCACATCTTACTTTGCTATTTCGGCTATCGGAGCGGTAGCCGTGCCTATCAACACCTTCTTAAAATACGAGGAATTTGAATACATACTAAACGACTGTTCGGCTAAAATTCTCTTTGCTACGGCAAATTTAGCCAAAGAGATCAAAGGGCTTGAAACCAAAACAAACATTAAAAAGATAATCTGGATAGGCGATTTTGAAAATTTAAACGAAACAAACATCAGCTTCAATCAAGCCAGAATGTGCAAGATAGAGCTAAATTTAACCAAGCAACCGACTCTTGACGATCTGGCTCACATCATCTACACCTCAGGCACGACCGGCAAGCCAAAGGGCGCAATGCTAAGCTACCGCAACGTTTTTTCAAACATCATGGGAGCGATGGAGCTTTTTTATATCGGTAAAAAAGATAGATTTATGGTCTTTTTGCCGATGTTTCATAGCTTTACGCTTACGGTCATGATACTGCTTCCGATATTTTCGGCAAGCTCGATGATACTCGTTAAGTCGGTCTTTCCTTTTTCAAACGTGCTTAAGCAAACTCTGCTTAAAAGAGCTACGATATTTCTTGGCGTCCCTGCCATTTACACGGCTATCGGCAAAGCGAAAATTCCATGGTATTTTAAGTGGTTTAACTGCGTAAGGCTCTTTATCAGCGGCGCGGCGCCTTTAGCAGAACAAACCATAATTGACTTTAAAAAGAAATTTCCGCGCGCAAAACTTCTTGAAGGCTACGGTCTTAGCGAGTGTTCGCCTGCGGTCGCGATAAACCCAAGCAATAGACAAAAGATAGCAAGCGTTGGGCTTCCGCTGCCTGGATATGAGATAAAAATCGTAAATGACGAGATGATGGAAGTGTCTGTGGGCGAAGTGGGCGAGATCATCGTAAAGGGTGATTGTGTCATGCAAGGCTACTTAAATATGCCTGACGCAACCGACGAAACCATAATGAACGGCTGGCTAAGGACGGGCGATCTTGGTAAAGTCGATGAAGACGGATATCTCTTTATCGTGGATCGAAAAAAGGATTTAATCATTTCAAAAGGCATTAACGTATATCCAAGAGAGATCGAAGAAGTTCTGTTTAAGATCGAAACCATCGAGGCTGCGGCAGTAGTAGGCATACGCGATGCGCACGCGGACGAAGAGGTCGTGGCGTTTATACAGTTTAAAGACGATATGAGCACGGATGAAAAAACCATAAGAGCTCATCTTAAAAAGCATTTGGCTAATTTTAAAATTCCAAAACATATACATTTCGTAAAAGAACTGCCTAAAAACGCTACGGGCAAGGTTTTAAAACGAGTTTTAAAAGATCAAATCGCAAAGGGCGAACTAAGTGAAATATCTTCTTGA
- a CDS encoding ATP-binding protein, with amino-acid sequence MKYLLEFIGSNAKDSNLSALINCNENEAKILQFLSKAYIDGSAQNSVYDVLKAIFGDESGYKFLNHLEDIRSLIDNGWINQSFSIFKTAETKPNQSNLLTLLHVEISLSAAFLKILENGDVSIKMPQITAYDDHLEYLKDQFLRIELYARLALFDPNSTNEAKNRLQKEIQTLGETIKKRLNLSKIALVVEQIFKENSLDENEQIIFLTLLKEEYAGEFDGMRDLNALVGILGGDEFQRAKNRSLLDEGSKLIESGLVDYDEVLSALGNITRSFFINDDILQRIMHPKNEKKSKKLELASIVKEQDIFELIEPTSSIEDVVLKDKTKELMDAILKQVDKKVLTRLSSWGIKSRRAIDVKIIFYGAAGTGKTMSAIGLAKSLKKMVLSFDCSKILSKYVGESEQNVRKIFDTYKEICTKSKSEPVLLLNEADQFLSTRTESSSGADKMHNQMQNIFLEQIEKFEGVLIATTNFLQSLDSAFSRRFDYKIEFKKPDFAARLAIWRKVMPENASFEDGFDIKELAKFDLSGAQIMLVLKNTALKVAIRDDGIFTLKDFENEIKREISSAFDEEKKVGF; translated from the coding sequence GTGAAATATCTTCTTGAATTTATCGGCTCAAACGCCAAAGACTCAAATTTAAGCGCGCTCATAAACTGCAATGAAAATGAGGCTAAAATCCTTCAATTTCTAAGCAAAGCCTACATAGACGGTAGCGCTCAAAACAGCGTTTATGACGTGCTTAAAGCTATATTTGGTGATGAGAGCGGATATAAATTCCTAAATCATTTAGAAGATATCAGATCACTTATTGATAACGGCTGGATAAATCAAAGCTTTAGTATATTTAAAACCGCCGAAACCAAACCCAACCAATCAAATTTACTAACGCTTTTGCACGTAGAAATTTCACTCTCTGCGGCGTTTTTAAAAATTTTAGAAAACGGCGATGTTAGTATTAAAATGCCCCAAATAACCGCATACGATGATCACTTAGAATACCTTAAAGATCAATTTTTACGCATCGAGCTTTATGCCAGACTTGCTCTTTTTGATCCAAATAGCACAAATGAGGCTAAAAACAGGCTTCAAAAAGAGATTCAAACTCTTGGCGAAACGATAAAAAAACGCCTAAATTTAAGCAAAATCGCCCTTGTCGTAGAGCAAATTTTTAAAGAAAATTCGCTTGATGAAAATGAGCAAATTATCTTTTTAACCCTTTTAAAAGAAGAATATGCAGGCGAATTTGACGGAATGCGAGATCTAAACGCTCTTGTGGGAATTCTAGGCGGAGATGAGTTTCAAAGAGCGAAAAACAGATCGCTTCTTGATGAGGGCTCAAAGCTAATTGAGAGCGGGTTGGTTGATTATGACGAGGTTTTAAGCGCGCTTGGAAACATAACGCGAAGCTTTTTTATAAATGATGATATTTTGCAGCGCATAATGCATCCTAAAAACGAGAAAAAAAGCAAAAAACTTGAGCTTGCCAGCATAGTCAAAGAACAAGATATTTTTGAGCTAATCGAGCCTACCTCAAGTATCGAAGATGTAGTTTTAAAAGACAAGACAAAAGAGCTAATGGATGCGATTTTAAAGCAAGTTGATAAAAAAGTCTTAACGCGTCTTTCAAGCTGGGGGATCAAATCTCGCCGCGCCATAGACGTTAAGATCATTTTTTACGGAGCTGCGGGAACCGGCAAAACAATGAGCGCCATAGGGCTTGCAAAGAGTCTTAAAAAGATGGTTTTAAGCTTTGACTGCTCTAAAATTTTAAGCAAGTACGTGGGTGAAAGCGAACAAAACGTGCGTAAAATTTTTGATACGTATAAGGAAATTTGCACTAAGAGCAAGAGCGAGCCAGTGCTGCTTCTAAACGAGGCTGATCAGTTCTTAAGCACAAGGACGGAGAGTTCAAGCGGGGCTGATAAGATGCACAATCAAATGCAAAATATATTTTTAGAGCAGATTGAGAAATTTGAAGGTGTTTTGATAGCGACGACAAATTTCTTGCAAAGTCTTGATAGTGCGTTTTCAAGAAGATTTGACTATAAAATAGAATTTAAAAAGCCTGATTTTGCGGCACGCCTTGCGATTTGGCGAAAAGTAATGCCTGAAAATGCGAGCTTTGAAGATGGATTTGATATAAAAGAACTTGCCAAATTTGACTTAAGCGGCGCGCAAATCATGCTTGTGCTTAAAAACACGGCTCTTAAAGTTGCCATTAGAGATGATGGAATTTTTACTCTTAAGGACTTTGAAAACGAGATAAAACGCGAAATTTCAAGCGCCTTTGACGAAGAGAAAAAAGTAGGGTTTTAA
- a CDS encoding effector protein encodes MEFIAFKEKNILHYNFFEANDRSYKDFIIFAFDEFQRKNPDSLWYLDIDNKSLNSYPNFTQKHQICISHQNFKDNIFQFRISCENNVSSLGYRMFLNLLGHADFVTSDINILDNVMLDIKHTTLKGFDCVSKCGWWITDIWRDLHPILDDSDSKNFIENILDHEYTKQMLLMNDLLLKAQKIGELDIFLEQLKNSID; translated from the coding sequence TTGGAATTTATAGCTTTTAAAGAGAAAAATATTTTACATTATAATTTTTTTGAAGCCAATGATAGGAGCTATAAAGATTTTATAATATTTGCATTTGATGAATTTCAAAGAAAAAATCCAGACTCTTTGTGGTACCTTGATATAGACAATAAATCTTTGAATTCTTATCCAAATTTCACTCAAAAACATCAAATTTGCATATCGCATCAAAATTTTAAAGACAATATTTTTCAGTTTCGTATATCTTGTGAAAATAATGTTTCCAGTCTTGGATATCGTATGTTTTTGAATTTGCTTGGACATGCAGATTTTGTAACAAGCGATATAAATATTCTTGATAATGTTATGTTGGATATAAAGCATACTACACTCAAAGGCTTTGACTGTGTTTCAAAATGCGGGTGGTGGATAACTGATATATGGAGAGATCTTCATCCGATATTAGATGATAGCGATAGCAAAAATTTTATTGAAAATATACTAGATCATGAGTACACAAAACAGATGTTGTTGATGAATGATTTACTCTTAAAAGCTCAAAAAATAGGCGAATTAGATATTTTTCTGGAGCAGTTAAAAAATAGTATCGATTAA
- the nrfD gene encoding NrfD/PsrC family molybdoenzyme membrane anchor subunit, translating to MQQTTWGWLIVIYLFLGGLGAGAFLGSALAYKGFFGKLNERFYKFGFLLAPVAVITGTVLLLFDLAPSAAINPFKIIQLYTQPTSMMSIGTYLLTFFIIVSLLIYLKALKANKICDHMLMLGVILAIGVMGYTGLLLYVVKAIPLWASIWVPIIFVISAVSTGISANAIVTLQAGHRLTHSVHKFHAVLVLLEIISIIMLFAIVSREPAGFASVSFITSGTLAPVFWIGFVLLGLFLPLVSASGVFLGNNCCVTTDGNTCLAHAEINSSIVNEIAVLIGGFCLRVFMIFGAFYIF from the coding sequence ATGCAACAAACAACTTGGGGATGGCTGATAGTCATTTATTTGTTCTTGGGCGGTCTTGGTGCCGGAGCTTTTCTTGGCTCGGCTTTGGCTTACAAAGGATTTTTTGGAAAATTAAATGAAAGATTTTATAAATTCGGATTTTTATTGGCGCCTGTAGCGGTTATAACGGGCACTGTACTTTTACTTTTTGATTTGGCACCTAGTGCGGCAATTAATCCATTTAAAATTATACAGCTTTACACTCAGCCTACTTCAATGATGAGTATAGGAACTTATTTGCTTACTTTTTTCATCATTGTCAGTTTGCTTATATATTTAAAAGCGCTTAAAGCTAATAAAATTTGCGATCATATGCTTATGCTCGGAGTTATTTTGGCTATAGGGGTTATGGGTTATACAGGGCTTTTGTTATATGTTGTTAAAGCTATTCCGCTTTGGGCTAGCATTTGGGTACCGATTATATTTGTTATATCTGCTGTTTCAACAGGAATTAGCGCAAATGCTATAGTTACATTACAAGCAGGACATAGACTAACTCACAGTGTGCATAAATTTCATGCTGTTTTGGTTCTACTTGAGATTATAAGCATAATCATGCTGTTTGCTATAGTCAGTCGTGAACCTGCAGGATTTGCAAGTGTTTCATTTATAACATCCGGCACTTTGGCTCCTGTATTTTGGATAGGCTTTGTTCTATTGGGTTTATTTTTGCCTCTTGTAAGTGCTTCCGGGGTATTTTTGGGAAATAACTGTTGTGTAACTACTGACGGCAATACTTGTCTAGCACATGCAGAGATAAATAGCAGTATCGTAAATGAAATAGCCGTGCTGATAGGCGGTTTTTGCTTAAGAGTATTTATGATTTTTGGAGCTTTTTATATTTTTTAA
- a CDS encoding molecular chaperone yields the protein MQNLSLVQTKLEQSLCAEDFLRRIFLRPLVEENLEENLSLTDNFGKELKEHEFVSEFLKCKYEKALIDEIRYEFNLLFVGPRRPKALPYESTYFDYKTLFGKKTMEVRGFYEAAGLKVEDTKFDKFPDDFIGYEFQYLYFMSFNALNKISNENMDEFFEIIRQKQEFLDSHPKQWFSEFAKRCTEASNLLAWKNFGGFLNLYLEKEIIKLASFRKSLNGFKK from the coding sequence GTGCAAAATTTAAGCTTAGTGCAAACCAAATTAGAACAAAGCCTTTGCGCTGAAGACTTTTTAAGGCGAATTTTCTTGCGGCCATTGGTTGAAGAAAATTTAGAGGAGAACTTAAGTTTAACCGATAACTTCGGTAAAGAGCTAAAAGAGCATGAATTTGTATCTGAATTTTTAAAATGCAAGTATGAAAAAGCCTTGATTGATGAGATTAGGTATGAATTTAATCTTCTTTTTGTCGGTCCTCGTCGCCCCAAAGCTTTACCTTATGAATCAACTTATTTTGATTATAAGACGCTATTTGGTAAAAAAACCATGGAGGTTAGAGGATTTTACGAGGCCGCAGGTCTTAAAGTAGAAGATACAAAATTTGACAAATTTCCAGATGATTTTATCGGATACGAGTTTCAATATCTTTACTTTATGAGCTTTAATGCTTTAAACAAAATTTCAAACGAAAATATGGATGAGTTTTTTGAGATTATTAGACAAAAACAAGAATTTCTTGATTCTCATCCTAAGCAGTGGTTTAGTGAATTTGCAAAGCGTTGCACCGAAGCATCAAATTTGCTAGCTTGGAAAAATTTCGGGGGATTTTTAAATTTATATCTTGAAAAAGAAATTATAAAATTAGCCTCGTTTAGAAAAAGTCTTAATGGCTTCAAAAAATAA
- a CDS encoding 4Fe-4S dicluster domain-containing protein: MQKRKLGFLFDYNFCIGCKACEISCQVYHNQHPDINWRHVDMMLIHEDSIEKEIFITHSCHHCDNPACMDVCPVGAYEKLENGIVQPIHDRCIGCGYCLLGCPYGAITKGFDGKAQKCNLCAEKIERGEEPACVAGCPCGVLKLSDTEVSDSAGMEKEMVGFKYLFTKPNIRFYPRMKRNEFIH; the protein is encoded by the coding sequence ATGCAAAAGAGAAAACTTGGATTTTTATTTGATTATAATTTTTGTATAGGTTGCAAAGCATGTGAAATTTCATGCCAAGTATATCATAACCAACACCCCGATATTAACTGGAGACATGTTGATATGATGTTGATACATGAAGATAGTATAGAAAAAGAGATATTTATCACTCATTCTTGCCATCATTGTGATAATCCTGCTTGTATGGACGTTTGTCCGGTTGGAGCTTATGAAAAGCTAGAAAACGGTATTGTCCAGCCGATTCATGATAGGTGTATAGGTTGCGGATATTGCTTGCTCGGGTGTCCTTATGGGGCTATAACCAAAGGATTTGACGGCAAAGCTCAAAAGTGTAACCTGTGTGCAGAAAAGATTGAACGTGGAGAGGAACCGGCTTGTGTGGCAGGATGTCCGTGCGGTGTATTAAAATTATCAGACACTGAAGTTAGTGACAGTGCAGGCATGGAAAAAGAGATGGTAGGGTTTAAGTATCTGTTTACAAAACCAAATATTCGTTTTTATCCTAGAATGAAACGAAATGAGTTTATTCATTGA
- a CDS encoding molybdopterin-dependent oxidoreductase has protein sequence MQRRSFLKSVGAGLAVAGSSPSLFGMQQFEVDFKPKSYKGENVEYYHLTCPRNCRDACALIAEVVDGKMVGIKGDPNHPLTQGTACVKGYTYAMHLYNADRIMYPMKRVGKKGEGKWERISWDQALKEIAARLTEIKEKFGSEALTEFVYSGNEGHISKTISSGNFFEKYGATRLVRNPCDWPGRVGTPSVLGTIISKDMLEVDESDMYISWGSNESYTAVHWVRFAHRVKKRGGKIIVVNSVRVPMANQADMFIQLRPSSDPAFCLAVCKVLIEEDLYDHEFVEKYTMGFEDLVHECSLYTYGELADMCGASVDQIKVFAREYAHAKAPAIIRGDGGQRHFNGARLTRAITILPCLVGSLIKQGGGIYWASVAASLNGIFNFKNCMPDLAPRDKDGNKIQRQSISYVEFGKGIQKEGATYLDKPIPVPIRACIHYNSNLMVTAPNTNLIKKRLMDEDFFLVVIDAYDIDTCDYADYVLPGVTFMESEDIQNDQASGYVCYNAQSVKPLGEAKTNLEFFNALAKAMGYTEECFDWDSETVCRRFLDTEFAKKQNITYEKLKKIGWIKPHRTPESMKDQFPYYPYAPKDKLVFGTESGKCELYSKAFKEAGYHPVIDLKDDWDYYNEKFGKDYIKKYPLYFMTPGTQLQDNSNWGNMPYILKRVIVKGNAELFMTREDMEIRGIKDGDTVEATNEKGTAIFTAIETSQMKPGICYAWNNIWVKVTKSRTGANILCSDGVSDLGNGSTYTASFCEVKKAAHQETGA, from the coding sequence ATGCAAAGACGTTCATTTTTGAAGAGTGTTGGTGCCGGACTAGCAGTAGCCGGTAGTTCGCCTAGTCTATTTGGGATGCAACAGTTTGAAGTAGATTTCAAACCAAAATCTTATAAAGGTGAAAATGTCGAATATTATCACTTGACCTGTCCTAGAAACTGTCGTGATGCCTGCGCACTAATAGCTGAAGTAGTGGACGGTAAAATGGTTGGCATAAAAGGAGATCCCAATCATCCACTTACACAAGGAACAGCTTGTGTAAAAGGTTATACTTATGCTATGCATTTATATAATGCAGACCGTATAATGTATCCTATGAAACGTGTAGGCAAAAAAGGCGAAGGGAAATGGGAACGCATAAGTTGGGATCAAGCACTAAAAGAAATAGCAGCTAGACTTACTGAGATAAAAGAGAAATTCGGCAGTGAAGCGCTTACAGAGTTTGTCTATTCAGGAAATGAGGGGCATATCTCTAAAACAATATCTTCTGGAAATTTCTTTGAAAAATACGGCGCGACAAGGTTAGTTCGCAATCCTTGTGATTGGCCTGGACGTGTTGGCACTCCAAGTGTACTTGGCACTATAATTTCAAAAGATATGCTTGAAGTAGATGAGAGTGATATGTATATCAGTTGGGGCTCAAATGAATCCTATACTGCCGTTCATTGGGTGAGATTTGCTCACCGTGTCAAAAAAAGAGGCGGCAAAATCATCGTCGTAAATAGTGTTCGCGTACCTATGGCAAATCAAGCCGATATGTTTATACAGCTTCGTCCGTCAAGTGACCCTGCGTTTTGTCTTGCAGTATGCAAAGTCTTGATAGAGGAGGACTTGTACGATCATGAATTTGTAGAAAAATATACTATGGGCTTTGAAGATCTAGTGCATGAGTGCTCGTTGTATACCTACGGAGAATTGGCTGATATGTGTGGTGCAAGCGTAGATCAGATCAAAGTTTTTGCTCGTGAATATGCTCATGCAAAAGCGCCTGCGATAATACGTGGAGATGGCGGACAAAGACATTTTAATGGTGCTAGATTAACCCGTGCTATTACTATATTGCCTTGTCTTGTGGGAAGTCTTATTAAACAAGGCGGAGGAATATACTGGGCTTCAGTAGCAGCTTCGCTTAATGGAATTTTTAATTTTAAAAATTGCATGCCCGATCTTGCGCCTCGCGATAAAGATGGCAATAAAATACAACGTCAATCAATAAGCTATGTAGAATTTGGAAAAGGTATTCAAAAAGAAGGTGCCACATATCTTGATAAGCCTATTCCTGTACCTATAAGAGCTTGTATTCACTATAATTCAAATTTAATGGTAACGGCTCCAAATACGAATTTAATTAAAAAACGTTTAATGGATGAAGATTTTTTCTTGGTTGTAATTGATGCGTATGATATAGACACTTGCGACTATGCCGATTATGTGCTTCCGGGCGTCACTTTTATGGAGAGTGAAGATATACAAAACGATCAAGCCTCAGGCTATGTTTGCTATAATGCGCAAAGCGTCAAGCCTCTTGGCGAAGCAAAGACAAATTTAGAATTTTTTAACGCTCTTGCAAAAGCGATGGGTTATACAGAAGAGTGTTTCGATTGGGACAGCGAGACGGTGTGCAGGCGCTTTTTGGATACCGAATTTGCTAAAAAGCAAAATATAACTTACGAAAAGCTTAAAAAAATTGGCTGGATAAAACCACATAGAACACCTGAGAGTATGAAAGATCAGTTTCCTTACTACCCTTACGCCCCGAAAGATAAGTTAGTTTTTGGTACTGAAAGTGGGAAATGCGAGCTTTACTCAAAAGCTTTTAAAGAAGCAGGCTATCATCCTGTCATCGATCTAAAAGATGATTGGGATTATTACAATGAAAAATTCGGTAAAGATTATATAAAAAAATATCCGCTTTATTTCATGACGCCAGGTACTCAACTTCAAGACAACTCAAATTGGGGAAATATGCCTTATATCTTAAAGCGTGTTATTGTCAAGGGTAATGCAGAGTTGTTTATGACGCGTGAAGATATGGAAATTCGCGGCATCAAAGACGGCGATACGGTTGAAGCTACAAACGAAAAAGGAACCGCAATATTTACGGCAATTGAGACTTCACAGATGAAGCCCGGAATTTGCTATGCGTGGAACAATATATGGGTTAAAGTAACCAAATCGCGCACAGGAGCCAATATACTTTGTTCCGACGGAGTGAGTGATTTAGGAAATGGTTCGACTTATACCGCAAGCTTTTGCGAAGTAAAAAAAGCAGCGCATCAAGAAACAGGAGCTTAA
- a CDS encoding coproporphyrinogen III oxidase family protein, translated as MGFKNIIEKFAVNYAHNSMQKSLYNGLNINILDNKFNKIPKPDTEYMLYAHVPFCHTFCPYCSFHKYHYEQELAVHYFANLREEMRQVKEAGFNFTSMYVGGGTTLINEPELEKTLVLAKELFDIKDISCESDPNHIEPENLKRFQGLIDRLSVGVQSFSDDILKKVARYDRFGSSEVLQEKLKRAMGVLPTISLDLIFNLPNQTKEQLLTDIKIAKSIAPEQITFYPLMKSPLTRDAIARSLGVDDSDNEREFYELICENFSDYHQSNAWAFGRDNANLRDEYVGSHHEYLGVGSGAFSFLNGELLINAFNLLDYGRMVKNHESPVIAKCSFTKKDRLKYIFLTELFDGGVDITKYNEFNRANIHKELFVELNLLKLVNAIYEENGVIKPTFFGKYICLVLMRDFYAGMDKVRAIFKDDAKIKRSKKLRIMEENTEPNFDNSVISPKAAV; from the coding sequence ATGGGTTTTAAGAATATTATAGAGAAATTTGCAGTTAATTATGCTCATAATTCTATGCAAAAGTCACTTTATAACGGACTAAATATAAACATTTTGGATAACAAATTTAACAAAATTCCAAAGCCTGATACCGAATATATGCTATATGCGCACGTGCCGTTTTGTCACACGTTTTGTCCTTACTGCTCTTTTCATAAATATCACTACGAACAAGAGCTTGCAGTGCATTATTTTGCAAATTTACGCGAAGAGATGAGACAGGTTAAAGAGGCGGGATTTAACTTCACGTCGATGTATGTCGGTGGCGGAACCACACTTATAAATGAACCTGAACTTGAAAAGACGCTTGTGCTTGCAAAAGAACTCTTTGATATCAAAGACATATCCTGCGAGAGCGATCCAAACCACATAGAGCCTGAAAATTTAAAGAGATTTCAAGGACTGATCGACCGTCTAAGTGTAGGCGTGCAAAGCTTTAGCGATGACATCTTAAAAAAAGTAGCCAGATATGATCGCTTTGGCTCAAGCGAAGTGTTGCAAGAAAAGCTGAAAAGGGCTATGGGAGTACTGCCTACGATAAGCCTTGATCTTATCTTCAATCTTCCAAATCAAACCAAAGAGCAGCTTTTAACGGATATAAAAATCGCAAAATCAATTGCTCCGGAGCAGATAACCTTCTATCCGCTTATGAAATCACCCCTTACTCGCGATGCGATAGCCAGATCTCTTGGTGTGGATGACAGTGATAACGAGCGCGAGTTTTATGAGCTAATTTGTGAAAATTTCAGTGATTATCACCAAAGCAACGCTTGGGCATTTGGTCGCGATAATGCAAATTTACGCGATGAATACGTAGGAAGCCACCATGAGTATCTTGGCGTTGGAAGCGGTGCGTTTAGCTTCTTAAACGGAGAGCTTCTCATAAACGCGTTTAACCTGCTTGATTACGGCAGAATGGTTAAAAATCACGAAAGCCCGGTCATCGCAAAATGCAGCTTTACTAAAAAAGATCGCCTTAAATACATATTCTTAACTGAGCTTTTTGACGGTGGAGTCGATATAACTAAATACAATGAATTTAACCGTGCAAACATCCATAAAGAGCTCTTTGTCGAGCTAAATTTGCTTAAACTTGTAAATGCTATCTATGAAGAAAACGGAGTGATTAAACCTACGTTTTTTGGTAAGTATATCTGCCTTGTTTTGATGCGCGATTTTTATGCGGGTATGGATAAGGTTAGAGCGATATTTAAGGATGATGCAAAGATTAAGCGAAGCAAAAAATTACGCATAATGGAAGAAAACACCGAGCCAAATTTCGATAACTCGGTCATCTCGCCAAAGGCTGCAGTTTAA